A stretch of DNA from Oryzomicrobium terrae:
CGGCCGTACCAGGAGCGGTCGAACACGGTGACCCGGCCATGGCCGGGCACGTGCCGCCAGAAGCGCCACAGGTAGGGCTGCTCCCGTTCCTCCTCGGTGGGGGCACCGATCGGCACCACCCGGTAGCTGCGCGCGTCCAGGGCGCCGGTGATGCGCCGGATGGCGCCGCCCTTGCCGGCGGCGTCGTTGCCTTCGAACACCAGCACCAGGGAGCGCTTGGCGAAGCGCTCGTCGCGCACCAGCTGGTTGAGCCGCCCCTGCCAGCGCGCCAGCTCGCTGGCATAGGACTTCTTCGCCAGCTTCCGCGACAGATCCAGGGCGGTCAGCACGTTGGCGCCCGAGGGCACCGGCAGCAGCGGCGCGGCGGCAATGCGCAGGGTCGTATCGGGCTGGGCCAGGCGGCGGCGGATGGCGGCAGCCAGCAGCCGCCCCACGGTCAGGGCGCGGAAACGGGGATCGAAGCCATCCACGGCCACCCAGGGGGCTTGGGCGGTACTGGTCCGGCGCAGCACGTACTCGGCCATGCGGTGGTAGCGATCGTAATTCTCGAAGCGCCACCAGTCCTGCTCGGTGATGCGCCAAGCCGTCTTGGGATCCTTCGCCAGGGTCTTCAGGCGTCGTTTCTGGTTGTCCCGGGAGAGGTGGAACCAGAACTTGAGGATCAGCGCCCCCTCGTCGGCGAGCATCTTCTCGAAGCGCAGGATGCGCTCCAGATGGTGGGCCGCGGCCTCGCGCTTGAGATCCTTGCGCACCCAGCCGGTGATCGGCTCGGCGTACCAGTTGCCGAAGAACACGCCGATCCGCCCCTTGCCCGGCAGGGCGCGCCAGTAGCGCCACATGGTCGGGCGTTGGCGTTCCTCGTCGCTGGGATCGCCGAAGCCTACAGTGTGGATGTGGCGCGGATCCATCCAGGCGTTGAGCAGGTTCACCGTCTCGCCCTTGCCGGCACCGTCCAGGCCGTTGACCAGGATCAGCACGGGAAAGCGGCGGGAGGTGAGCAGGTCGTACTGCAGATCGAGCAGTTCGGCGCGCAGCTGCGGCGCCTCGGCGTCGTAGGCGGCCTTGTCGATACGCTGGCCGAGTTCGGCGGATTCGAACATCACAACCTCCCGACAATGAACGACGGCGACGCAGCGATCAGCCGCCCCGCCTCAGCATGTCCGAACGCCACCGCCCCTCTTGGGCCGGGCCGTCCTGCTCACGGCAGATTAGCGGAAATCGCCGCGCAGCGCGTGCAAGGCAGCCAGGGCCGTGAGCGCCGCCGTTTCGGTACGCAGGACGCGAGGGCCGAGGCGCAGGCCGACGAACCCGGCGGCACGGGCCACCGCTTCCTCCTCCGGATCGAGGCCGCCCTCGGCCCCGACCAAAAGATCGATCTGCTCCCCCGGGGGCAACTGGTCCAGGGTAGTGCCGCCCAGAGGGTCGAGCATCAGGCGCAGGCGCGGGCCATGGGCGGAGGCGGGCTCCCCCAGGGCCGCAGCCAGGGAGGCGATCGGTGCCACTTCCGGCACCTTGTTGCGGCCGCATTGCTCGCAGGCCGACACGGCCACACCCTGCCAGTGGGCCACCCGCTTGGCGGCCCGCTCGCCGGACAGGCGCACCACGCTGCGCCGGCTATCCACCGGCACGATGCGCGCCACCCCCAGCTCCACCGCCTTCTGCACCGTGTAGTCCATCTTGTCGGCGGATTGCAGGGCCTGGTACAGGGTCAGGATCAGGCGCGACTCCCGGTCGGTACCGGTTTCTTCGAGCACGTCCACCCGGGCATCGCGCTTGCCGATCTCGCTCAGCACGGCGCGATATTCGCGGCCGGCGCCATCGAACAGCAGCACTTCGTCGCCGACGGCCAGGCGCAGCACCCGGGCGGCGTGATGGGCGGCTTCGTCGGGCAGCGTAAAGGACGTACCGGGGACGAGGCGGCCAGCGACGTCGGCGGAAACAGGGCAGTGGAATCGGGGAAGGGCCATGGATGCTATTATCGCCCGAACCCCCACGCCGCCCCTACCCCCACGCCTCACCGCCATGGCCTCCCTGCACCCTCCCCTTTGCGATTTCGGCTGGCACGCCCCCGACTTCGACCTGCCCGGCACCGACGGGCAACGCCACACCCTGGCTTCCCTGCGC
This window harbors:
- the pap gene encoding polyphosphate:AMP phosphotransferase; its protein translation is MFESAELGQRIDKAAYDAEAPQLRAELLDLQYDLLTSRRFPVLILVNGLDGAGKGETVNLLNAWMDPRHIHTVGFGDPSDEERQRPTMWRYWRALPGKGRIGVFFGNWYAEPITGWVRKDLKREAAAHHLERILRFEKMLADEGALILKFWFHLSRDNQKRRLKTLAKDPKTAWRITEQDWWRFENYDRYHRMAEYVLRRTSTAQAPWVAVDGFDPRFRALTVGRLLAAAIRRRLAQPDTTLRIAAAPLLPVPSGANVLTALDLSRKLAKKSYASELARWQGRLNQLVRDERFAKRSLVLVFEGNDAAGKGGAIRRITGALDARSYRVVPIGAPTEEEREQPYLWRFWRHVPGHGRVTVFDRSWYGRVLVERIEGLCAEADWMRAYSEINDFEDQLVRHGAVVVKFWLSISKDEQYRRFKEREETRFKNFKITDEDWRNREKWDAYETAVCQMVDRTSTEVAPWTLVEAEDKNFARIKVLKTVVKRLEAALDDSAG
- a CDS encoding 16S rRNA (uracil(1498)-N(3))-methyltransferase, which codes for MALPRFHCPVSADVAGRLVPGTSFTLPDEAAHHAARVLRLAVGDEVLLFDGAGREYRAVLSEIGKRDARVDVLEETGTDRESRLILTLYQALQSADKMDYTVQKAVELGVARIVPVDSRRSVVRLSGERAAKRVAHWQGVAVSACEQCGRNKVPEVAPIASLAAALGEPASAHGPRLRLMLDPLGGTTLDQLPPGEQIDLLVGAEGGLDPEEEAVARAAGFVGLRLGPRVLRTETAALTALAALHALRGDFR